From a single Helicovermis profundi genomic region:
- a CDS encoding glycosyltransferase family protein, with protein sequence MKIGVIIQARMGSTRLEGKILKYIKDNTVLSHVINRVKLSEYIDEIIIATTNLDRDLVIENEAIKNDVLVFKGSEDDVLSRYYYAAKQYKLDIIVRVTSDCPLIDSKIIDDVVKVYMDREFDIITNTGSDFTKSTYPNGLDVEVFSFESLEDAFLNAKENYQREHVTPYIYENSKKIYFYKSDIDYSKYRLTLDTHEDFELICAIYDRLYKGKHDFYLKEIIELFVIEPELHNINSFIKQKKIK encoded by the coding sequence ATGAAAATTGGTGTAATAATTCAGGCAAGAATGGGTTCAACAAGATTAGAAGGAAAAATTTTAAAATACATAAAAGATAATACAGTATTATCTCATGTTATTAATAGAGTTAAACTTTCTGAATATATTGACGAAATTATAATTGCAACAACAAATTTAGATAGAGATTTAGTTATTGAGAATGAAGCTATTAAAAATGATGTTCTTGTTTTTAAAGGTAGCGAAGATGATGTATTAAGTAGGTACTATTATGCTGCAAAGCAATATAAATTAGATATAATTGTAAGGGTAACTTCGGATTGTCCACTCATTGATTCTAAAATTATTGATGATGTAGTTAAAGTGTATATGGATAGGGAATTTGATATTATAACAAATACAGGTTCTGATTTTACGAAAAGTACATATCCAAATGGATTAGATGTTGAGGTTTTTTCTTTTGAAAGTTTAGAAGATGCATTTCTAAATGCAAAAGAAAATTATCAAAGAGAACATGTAACTCCATATATTTATGAAAATTCAAAAAAAATATATTTTTATAAAAGTGATATCGATTACTCGAAATATAGACTGACTTTAGATACACATGAAGATTTTGAATTAATTTGCGCAATATACGATAGACTATATAAAGGAAAACATGATTTTTATTTAAAGGAAATTATTGAATTG
- the ftsH gene encoding ATP-dependent zinc metalloprotease FtsH: MRKFFKGATFYILIFIVVLFLAKYMTSSPDEAKKFDVTQLVNQLETEKVLSVTLSEATHVSGVLKDGTKFESTVPDIMAGAVGNYLFKLSNEGKISLNGVPVSSSPWYMDLLPMVFMVLIFVVFWFVFMQNSQGGGSKVMSFGKSKAKLQKEDEQKKITFSDLAGLKEEKEEMWEVVDFLKNPKKYINLGARIPKGILMVGPPGTGKTYLSRAVAGEAKVPFYSISGSEFVEMFVGVGASRVRDLFDQAKKTAPCIVFIDEIDAVGRKRGAGLGGGHDEREQTLNQLLVEMDGFSDNQGIIVIAATNRPDILDPALLRAGRFDRQITIGIPDVREREEMLILHSKKKPVSDSVDFKVVAKGTPGFTPADLENLMNEAALLTARKGLPKITMPIIEDATIKVIAGVEKKSRVISPKEKKLTAYHEAGHAILARLLPDTDPVHKISIIPRGRAGGFTLQLPEEDRSYSTKKFMENELVILLGGRISEKLILDDISTGASNDLNRVSSIARSMVTRYAFSDNLGSMSYDNGEEVFIGRDMTTKRNYSEQVAADIDREVRRIVDNAYDKATEMLEEQTIVLHEVAKSLMEYETLDNVEFELAFNEGFDAVKAKRDEDDIKRKAEEEELKKKSEAEKFAFDALANSKVDIQKNDKISDDEKEAVKEIDLDKK, translated from the coding sequence ATGAGAAAGTTCTTTAAGGGAGCGACTTTTTATATACTTATTTTTATTGTTGTTTTGTTCTTAGCAAAGTATATGACGTCAAGTCCCGATGAAGCTAAAAAATTTGATGTAACTCAGCTTGTTAATCAACTTGAAACTGAGAAAGTCTTAAGTGTAACATTGTCTGAAGCAACACATGTAAGTGGAGTATTAAAAGATGGTACAAAGTTTGAATCTACAGTGCCAGATATTATGGCGGGTGCTGTTGGAAATTATTTATTTAAGCTTTCTAATGAAGGTAAAATTTCATTAAATGGTGTTCCAGTGTCTTCAAGCCCATGGTATATGGATTTACTACCTATGGTGTTTATGGTGCTAATATTTGTGGTGTTTTGGTTTGTGTTTATGCAAAATTCACAGGGCGGCGGTTCCAAAGTTATGTCGTTTGGTAAAAGTAAAGCTAAACTTCAAAAAGAAGATGAGCAAAAGAAAATTACATTTTCTGATTTAGCTGGCTTAAAAGAAGAAAAAGAGGAAATGTGGGAAGTTGTAGATTTCCTTAAAAATCCTAAAAAATACATTAATCTAGGAGCAAGAATTCCAAAAGGTATTTTAATGGTAGGACCACCAGGAACGGGTAAAACTTATCTTAGTCGTGCAGTTGCAGGAGAAGCTAAAGTTCCATTTTACAGCATAAGTGGTTCTGAATTTGTTGAAATGTTTGTTGGTGTTGGTGCTTCAAGAGTAAGAGATTTATTTGATCAAGCTAAAAAAACTGCTCCTTGTATTGTATTCATTGATGAGATTGATGCGGTAGGTAGAAAAAGAGGTGCAGGTCTTGGCGGTGGGCATGATGAAAGAGAGCAAACATTAAATCAGCTTTTAGTTGAAATGGATGGTTTTTCTGATAATCAAGGTATTATTGTAATTGCTGCAACTAATAGACCTGATATACTTGATCCAGCACTTCTTCGTGCTGGTAGATTTGATAGACAAATTACTATTGGTATTCCTGATGTACGTGAAAGAGAAGAGATGCTTATACTTCACTCTAAGAAAAAACCTGTTAGTGATAGCGTTGATTTCAAAGTTGTTGCAAAGGGTACTCCTGGATTTACTCCAGCTGACTTAGAAAACCTTATGAATGAAGCGGCACTTTTGACTGCAAGAAAAGGACTGCCTAAAATTACTATGCCAATTATTGAAGATGCAACTATTAAAGTAATTGCAGGTGTAGAGAAGAAAAGTAGAGTTATTAGTCCAAAAGAAAAGAAACTTACTGCTTATCACGAGGCAGGTCATGCGATACTTGCAAGGCTTCTTCCTGATACAGATCCAGTTCATAAGATTAGTATTATTCCAAGAGGACGTGCTGGTGGATTTACTCTTCAACTTCCAGAAGAAGATCGAAGTTATTCAACTAAGAAATTTATGGAAAATGAACTTGTAATTTTACTTGGTGGAAGAATATCTGAAAAACTTATTCTTGATGATATTAGTACTGGTGCGAGTAATGATCTTAATAGAGTTTCATCTATAGCAAGATCGATGGTAACTAGATATGCTTTTAGTGATAATTTAGGTTCTATGTCTTATGATAATGGTGAAGAAGTATTTATTGGAAGAGATATGACTACTAAGAGAAATTATTCTGAACAAGTTGCTGCAGATATTGATAGAGAGGTTAGAAGAATTGTTGATAATGCATATGATAAAGCTACTGAAATGCTTGAAGAACAAACGATAGTGCTTCATGAAGTTGCAAAATCACTTATGGAATATGAAACTCTCGATAATGTTGAATTTGAACTTGCATTTAATGAAGGCTTTGATGCAGTAAAGGCAAAACGTGATGAAGATGATATAAAAAGAAAAGCTGAAGAAGAAGAACTTAAAAAGAAATCTGAAGCTGAAAAATTTGCTTTTGATGCACTTGCAAATTCAAAGGTAGATATTCAAAAAAATGATAAAATTTCTGATGACGAGAAAGAAGCTGTTAAAGAAATTGATTTAGATAAGAAATAA
- the tilS gene encoding tRNA lysidine(34) synthetase TilS, with product MLKILLDTINREKLISIGDGVLIGVSGGPDSISLLYALNELREKLDIRIVVVHLNHLFRDDAYLDANYVKKISDSLNIKSYIFEKDISLMAKENGMSFEEAGRIERYRLFNEVRKKENLDVIAIAQNKNDQAETVLMRLIRGTGLKGLTGIEYKRNDGVIRPILDVDRKLIEKYCEDNNLNPRRDYTNFEDVYFRNKVRLNLIPYIENEFNVNIIDKTVRTSSILRGDEDFLEKYTSGLVNEIFYFDLPKSTLDRDRYLNLHLAIRKRLIRLIVKKINGDINDLSFNDIESINRLIINNRQGAKFYWKNVIFETEYSELKIYIDKKNSKEDYLSKNLDLKIMEASEAAHCQLKNKNEVFLDYEKIEGQLSIRYRKNGDSFVPYGMNTHKKLSRYFIDKKVAKDLRDFVPLICDKDNIVWVYGFSINDNYKITKKTKKVIALKLV from the coding sequence ATGTTAAAAATATTACTAGATACTATAAATAGAGAAAAATTAATATCGATCGGTGATGGAGTATTAATTGGCGTATCAGGAGGACCTGATTCTATTAGCCTACTTTATGCTCTTAATGAACTAAGAGAAAAACTTGATATAAGAATAGTTGTAGTTCATCTAAATCATCTTTTTAGAGACGATGCATATTTAGATGCTAATTATGTGAAGAAAATTTCAGATAGCCTTAATATTAAATCGTATATTTTTGAAAAAGATATTAGCTTAATGGCTAAAGAGAATGGAATGTCATTTGAAGAAGCGGGAAGAATAGAAAGGTATCGACTTTTTAACGAAGTTAGAAAAAAAGAAAATCTTGATGTAATAGCAATTGCTCAAAATAAGAATGATCAAGCAGAAACTGTTTTAATGAGACTTATAAGAGGTACTGGTCTTAAAGGACTTACAGGTATTGAATATAAGAGAAATGATGGTGTTATAAGGCCAATCCTTGATGTGGATAGAAAATTGATTGAGAAGTACTGCGAAGATAATAACTTAAATCCAAGACGTGACTATACAAATTTTGAAGATGTTTACTTTAGAAATAAAGTAAGATTAAATTTAATTCCATATATAGAAAATGAATTTAATGTGAATATAATTGATAAAACAGTTAGAACTTCTAGCATTTTAAGAGGGGATGAGGATTTTTTAGAAAAATACACTAGTGGTCTAGTAAATGAAATTTTTTATTTTGATCTACCTAAATCTACATTAGATAGAGATAGATACTTAAATTTACATTTAGCTATTAGAAAAAGATTAATAAGATTGATTGTAAAAAAAATAAATGGCGATATTAACGATTTGTCTTTTAACGATATTGAAAGTATAAATAGACTTATTATAAATAATAGGCAAGGTGCTAAATTTTACTGGAAAAATGTAATATTTGAAACTGAATATAGTGAACTAAAAATATATATTGATAAAAAAAATAGTAAAGAAGATTATTTATCTAAAAATTTAGATTTAAAGATAATGGAAGCTTCAGAGGCGGCACATTGCCAGTTGAAAAATAAAAATGAAGTGTTTTTAGATTATGAAAAAATTGAGGGTCAACTAAGTATAAGGTATAGAAAAAATGGAGATTCATTTGTTCCATATGGAATGAATACTCATAAAAAACTTAGTAGGTATTTTATAGATAAAAAGGTAGCAAAAGATTTAAGAGATTTTGTTCCACTTATTTGTGACAAGGATAATATAGTTTGGGTTTATGGTTTTTCAATAAATGATAATTATAAAATAACTAAAAAAACAAAGAAAGTTATTGCCTTAAAGCTTGTATAG
- the fliS gene encoding flagellar export chaperone FliS, with translation MAMVNPYNYKKPNNAKVDEKPIQKLRVVNSKVKYNKSANYLEQKVMSAKPEELTFMLYEGMVRFLKQVKLYNDQKKYEKSNFTNQRVQAIITELRVTLDMSYDVSNNLESLYIFMNERLVDANLEKDNKIVDEVLFLAVELKETWEKAMKLV, from the coding sequence ATGGCAATGGTAAATCCTTATAACTATAAGAAACCTAATAATGCTAAAGTAGATGAAAAACCTATTCAAAAATTAAGAGTGGTTAATTCTAAGGTTAAGTATAATAAATCAGCAAATTATTTAGAACAAAAGGTTATGAGTGCAAAACCTGAAGAGCTTACGTTTATGCTATATGAGGGCATGGTTAGATTTTTAAAACAAGTAAAATTATATAATGATCAAAAGAAATATGAGAAATCTAATTTTACAAATCAAAGGGTACAAGCGATTATAACAGAGCTTAGAGTTACTTTAGATATGAGTTACGATGTTAGTAATAATTTAGAGTCACTATATATTTTTATGAATGAACGTCTAGTTGATGCAAATTTAGAAAAAGATAACAAAATAGTGGATGAAGTTTTATTTCTTGCAGTAGAACTAAAAGAAACATGGGAAAAAGCTATGAAATTAGTTTGA
- the fliD gene encoding flagellar filament capping protein FliD, translating to MSVTRITGITSGIDTDMIIKKLMDSEQVKIDNLKASKQYAVWEQEAYRDTISKLDTFQLNNLDLTNTSTNITSPTFFASFSSDVSVNSTDVSYLTATGTSDITDFTHTVSSITQLATKDKYESASQGFNQILSGDLVTDFATNKPAIFKTSLTIDGTSKTISIDMSAIDNITDFTTALNSEIGTQFGSDFNSIASVSGNNIKFASPGNDLTLLSITGEEASMTWLGVSSGESTTSYSSKSLNDLFGIVDADLTTMTVNGTSLSSLGVSQTTTVSDLMDLVNGASLDAKMTYSPLDDKFNIESTSEGSSNDMTLSADFTSKLKFDTGVHTSGLNAKLNIDGVDVTKSSNTFTLDGVLYTLKDTYSGVDPIDISVSKDTDGLYTKIKNFVDAYNTLIKDLSDKYSEEKFSDYKPLTDDQKKDMTQEEIDKWEEKAKSGSLKGKSELSSILSKMRTAMYDTVTNAGISLYEIGITTSSNYQDEGKLVIDETKLKSNLENNYSKIVKLFTNSSDKAYLDSANATERYNESGLGYRLQDIIKDNIRITRDSNNLKGILVEKSGISDISPNATNIIGKQIIEYDSRITDLLALFQDKEDHYYEQFGKMEAALSEMQSQSSSLMSQMG from the coding sequence ATGTCAGTTACTAGAATTACAGGTATTACATCAGGTATTGATACTGATATGATAATTAAAAAATTGATGGACTCAGAGCAAGTTAAAATTGATAATTTAAAAGCAAGCAAACAATATGCTGTTTGGGAGCAAGAGGCTTATAGAGATACAATTTCTAAATTGGATACTTTTCAGTTAAATAACTTAGATCTTACCAATACAAGTACTAATATAACTAGTCCAACCTTTTTTGCTTCTTTTTCTTCAGATGTTAGTGTAAATAGCACAGATGTATCATATTTAACAGCAACAGGAACTTCTGATATTACTGATTTTACTCATACGGTATCTAGTATTACTCAACTAGCTACCAAGGATAAATATGAAAGTGCAAGTCAAGGATTTAATCAAATATTAAGTGGAGATTTGGTCACTGATTTTGCAACAAATAAACCCGCAATTTTTAAAACTAGTTTAACTATAGATGGAACTTCAAAAACTATATCTATTGATATGAGTGCAATTGACAATATAACGGATTTTACTACAGCTTTAAACTCTGAAATAGGGACTCAATTTGGATCAGATTTTAATAGTATTGCTTCTGTTTCAGGTAATAATATTAAATTTGCTAGTCCAGGTAACGATTTAACACTTCTTAGTATAACTGGAGAAGAAGCATCTATGACTTGGCTTGGAGTTAGTTCGGGGGAAAGTACTACTAGTTATAGTTCAAAATCTTTAAATGATTTATTTGGTATTGTTGATGCAGATTTAACAACAATGACGGTAAATGGAACATCTCTTAGTAGTCTAGGAGTTAGTCAGACCACTACAGTATCAGATTTAATGGATTTAGTTAATGGGGCTTCGCTAGATGCGAAAATGACCTATAGTCCTTTAGATGATAAATTTAATATAGAATCTACAAGTGAAGGTTCTTCTAATGATATGACCCTAAGTGCAGATTTTACTAGTAAATTAAAGTTTGACACAGGTGTTCATACTTCAGGGCTTAATGCAAAACTCAATATTGATGGAGTAGATGTAACAAAATCTAGTAATACATTTACTTTAGATGGTGTTCTTTATACTCTTAAAGATACTTACTCTGGAGTAGATCCTATAGATATTTCTGTTTCAAAAGATACTGATGGTTTATACACTAAAATTAAAAATTTTGTTGATGCTTATAATACTTTAATTAAAGATTTAAGTGATAAGTATAGTGAAGAAAAATTTAGCGATTATAAACCACTTACTGATGATCAAAAGAAAGATATGACTCAAGAGGAAATTGATAAATGGGAAGAAAAAGCTAAGAGCGGTTCTTTAAAAGGTAAATCTGAATTATCTTCAATTCTTAGTAAGATGAGAACAGCTATGTATGATACAGTAACTAATGCAGGAATTTCACTATATGAGATTGGAATTACGACTTCATCTAATTATCAAGATGAAGGAAAATTGGTTATTGATGAAACGAAGTTAAAAAGCAATTTAGAAAATAACTACAGCAAAATTGTTAAATTGTTTACTAATTCATCTGATAAAGCTTATCTTGATAGTGCAAATGCAACTGAAAGATACAACGAAAGTGGATTAGGCTATCGACTTCAGGATATCATAAAAGATAATATTAGAATAACGAGAGATTCTAACAACTTAAAAGGGATTTTGGTGGAAAAATCAGGAATATCTGATATATCACCAAATGCTACTAATATTATTGGTAAGCAGATAATAGAGTATGATTCTAGAATTACAGATTTACTTGCATTATTTCAAGATAAAGAAGATCATTATTATGAACAATTTGGTAAAATGGAAGCTGCTCTTTCTGAAATGCAATCTCAATCAAGTTCGTTAATGTCACAAATGGGATAG
- a CDS encoding flagellar protein FlaG: MKVDNVNTPVVQTRMDSSSTQNVPKVSNAPNTPKISKDKVDVVEINGVKQNVVDKKNSDNSVLEKAIKQANKSLNHYNREVERQVHDVTGTIMYTIKDTDTGEVIAEFPPKKIEDMIAKMWEMAGMVVDKKA, from the coding sequence ATGAAAGTTGATAATGTAAATACACCGGTAGTACAAACTAGGATGGATTCTAGTAGTACACAAAATGTTCCGAAAGTATCAAATGCCCCAAATACCCCAAAAATTTCAAAGGATAAAGTAGATGTTGTTGAAATTAATGGGGTTAAGCAGAACGTTGTTGATAAAAAGAATTCTGATAATAGTGTTTTAGAAAAAGCGATTAAACAAGCTAATAAATCTTTAAATCACTATAATAGAGAAGTTGAAAGGCAAGTACATGATGTAACAGGTACGATTATGTACACAATTAAAGACACAGATACAGGAGAAGTTATAGCAGAATTTCCGCCAAAGAAAATTGAAGATATGATTGCTAAAATGTGGGAAATGGCCGGCATGGTTGTTGATAAAAAAGCATAA
- a CDS encoding class I SAM-dependent methyltransferase, which yields MSNKLIESALKLSDALRTRDSKSILNNFAKFSDDINNDIDIIKKWNDEELSRFNGLLKYLLLSVENKDYFFGVSIIDSQLIPMMNISSSKIFDKEKLEINNDVTEDISNQYEDYAYPNLWNGVIPDYMRDVSLKNAEPTALYNLKYLKSLTNNKYKSFNNANVLIAGCGTGESSLSGAIIYANVNFTYVDISRASLNMAKKYAEELNIKNIEFINDDIMTMNLDKKFDYIMSTGVLHHLENPSKGVENLKKHLKDDGVLSAMVYGEYGRFEIGLMQESIKYLKKESGFKEKIIITKKILKFINKDLRLSEINKNDDIEKGDQHIVDLLLNVNEFRYNVLSLNSMIEEGGMRLVDFTNRRTMDPNEYIDDVEFSSLVKDLTQLEKWHLAEMLNGKLKKHHFIAVKKEFKQGVLGLSNKNLVPYKNVFLKLKTEIMNGKINYFIGLDVANFFEDDFIEIRWIKIDDMAYELINYINGKRTIKKIISKFDKKIIEKESLKFLEYCINNKFIFLHNN from the coding sequence ATGAGTAATAAATTAATAGAAAGTGCACTAAAACTCTCTGATGCTCTTAGAACTAGAGATAGTAAAAGTATATTGAATAATTTTGCAAAATTTTCAGATGATATAAATAATGATATAGATATTATAAAGAAATGGAATGATGAAGAGCTTTCTAGATTTAATGGACTTTTAAAATATTTACTTTTATCGGTAGAAAATAAAGATTATTTTTTCGGTGTATCTATAATTGATTCTCAGCTTATTCCTATGATGAATATTTCTTCTTCAAAAATTTTTGATAAAGAAAAATTAGAAATTAATAATGATGTAACTGAAGATATTTCAAATCAATACGAAGACTATGCATATCCTAATCTATGGAATGGTGTTATTCCAGATTATATGAGAGATGTTTCTTTAAAAAATGCGGAACCAACTGCTCTTTATAATCTTAAATATTTGAAAAGTTTGACAAACAATAAATATAAATCATTTAATAATGCAAATGTACTTATTGCAGGATGTGGTACAGGTGAATCTTCTCTTTCTGGTGCTATTATATATGCAAATGTAAATTTTACTTATGTGGATATAAGTAGAGCTTCTTTAAATATGGCAAAAAAATATGCTGAAGAATTAAACATTAAGAATATAGAATTTATTAATGATGATATTATGACTATGAATTTAGATAAAAAATTTGATTATATTATGAGTACAGGAGTGCTTCATCATCTTGAAAATCCGTCTAAAGGTGTAGAAAATCTCAAAAAGCATTTAAAAGATGATGGAGTTCTTTCCGCAATGGTTTATGGAGAATATGGTAGATTTGAAATTGGTCTTATGCAGGAAAGTATTAAGTATTTAAAAAAAGAAAGCGGTTTTAAAGAAAAAATAATAATAACTAAAAAAATACTGAAATTTATAAATAAAGATCTAAGATTAAGTGAAATTAATAAAAATGATGATATAGAAAAAGGGGATCAACATATAGTAGATTTACTTTTAAATGTAAATGAATTTAGATATAATGTACTTTCACTTAATAGTATGATAGAAGAAGGTGGTATGAGGCTAGTAGATTTTACAAATAGAAGAACAATGGATCCAAATGAATATATTGATGATGTAGAATTTTCTTCTTTAGTAAAAGATTTAACTCAACTAGAAAAATGGCACCTTGCAGAAATGTTAAATGGAAAATTAAAAAAGCACCATTTTATTGCGGTTAAAAAGGAGTTTAAACAGGGAGTATTAGGTTTAAGCAATAAAAATTTAGTTCCTTATAAAAATGTTTTTTTGAAGCTTAAAACAGAAATTATGAACGGTAAAATTAATTATTTCATTGGTTTAGATGTAGCAAATTTTTTTGAAGATGATTTTATTGAAATAAGGTGGATAAAAATAGATGACATGGCTTATGAATTAATTAATTACATTAACGGAAAAAGAACTATTAAAAAAATAATAAGTAAGTTTGATAAAAAGATAATTGAAAAAGAATCTTTAAAATTTCTTGAATATTGTATTAATAATAAATTTATATTTTTGCATAATAATTAG
- a CDS encoding dTDP-glucose 4,6-dehydratase, translating into MNILITGGAGFIGRNLVKKLVKTENSITVIDDFSNGSIENIKEFMSLSNFSFFEMGIEDKKYINTIFDLKKFDICFHLAARINVQDSIDDPYDTFNSDVVGTMNVLEGCRKNNTKFVFMSTCMVYEKATNESGISENHRTKPASPYAGSKIASENLALSYYYTYNLPVAIIRPFNTYGPYQKSNGEGGVVSIFIDRVKKMQDIDIYGDGLQTRDLLYVDDCVDFIISAGFSDKSNGEIINAGLGEDISINDLADMISGGKVNINHIKHIHPQSEIMKLKCDSKKAKELLNWKPKFALHEGINSMKEWINLLENGGKYE; encoded by the coding sequence ATGAATATTTTAATTACTGGTGGAGCGGGTTTTATTGGAAGAAATTTAGTAAAAAAATTAGTTAAAACAGAAAATAGTATTACTGTGATTGACGATTTTTCAAATGGAAGTATTGAAAATATTAAAGAATTTATGAGTCTTAGTAACTTTAGTTTTTTTGAAATGGGCATTGAAGATAAAAAATATATAAATACAATTTTTGATTTGAAAAAATTTGATATTTGTTTTCATTTAGCGGCTAGGATAAATGTACAGGATAGTATTGATGATCCGTATGATACTTTTAATAGTGATGTAGTTGGTACTATGAATGTACTTGAGGGATGTAGAAAAAATAATACTAAATTCGTATTTATGAGTACCTGTATGGTTTATGAAAAAGCTACTAATGAAAGTGGTATTAGTGAAAATCATAGAACTAAACCAGCTTCTCCTTATGCTGGTTCTAAGATAGCGTCCGAAAATTTAGCTTTATCTTATTATTATACTTATAATCTTCCTGTAGCTATAATTAGACCATTCAATACATATGGACCTTATCAAAAGAGTAATGGAGAGGGCGGAGTTGTTTCTATATTTATTGATAGAGTGAAAAAAATGCAAGATATCGATATATATGGAGATGGATTACAGACTAGAGATTTGCTTTATGTTGATGATTGTGTGGATTTTATTATAAGTGCTGGTTTTAGTGATAAGTCAAATGGTGAGATAATAAATGCAGGACTTGGAGAAGATATATCAATTAATGATCTTGCAGATATGATTTCAGGTGGAAAAGTAAATATTAATCATATAAAGCATATACATCCACAGAGTGAAATTATGAAATTAAAATGTGATAGTAAAAAAGCAAAAGAATTATTAAACTGGAAACCAAAATTCGCTTTACATGAAGGTATAAATAGCATGAAAGAATGGATAAACTTACTTGAAAATGGAGGTAAATATGAGTAA
- a CDS encoding aldo/keto reductase produces MEKICLGTVQFGMDYGINNKKGKRSVNEIHEIIKFGIDKGIVFFDTAPVYGDAEEIIGDYILKNKLDEINIFTKLTLEKNDITCEKKELREIIFNQVNTSIKKMNLKKLYALLLHNPEYMYNERIVNELYNLKKIGVTKNIGVSIYNVEDALYAVNNLKIDYIQIPFNVFDLRLNKTNFFEITKEKNIKVLARSSFLQGLLFMEPNDAEKRVKNSGVYLNKFNEILKKYDYTVLEGALLFSKYSLGIDYIVIGVDSLDQLIEINEIYGKSVSKEYIKEINETFLNVDYGVLLPYLWSKKH; encoded by the coding sequence ATGGAAAAAATATGTCTTGGAACAGTGCAGTTCGGAATGGATTATGGCATTAATAATAAAAAAGGAAAGAGATCGGTAAATGAGATACATGAAATTATTAAATTCGGAATCGATAAAGGGATTGTGTTCTTTGACACAGCTCCAGTTTATGGCGATGCTGAAGAAATAATTGGAGACTATATTTTAAAAAATAAGTTAGATGAAATTAATATTTTTACAAAATTAACACTGGAAAAAAATGATATTACATGTGAAAAAAAAGAGTTAAGAGAGATTATTTTTAATCAAGTAAATACATCGATAAAAAAAATGAATTTAAAAAAGTTGTATGCTTTACTACTTCATAATCCAGAGTATATGTATAATGAACGTATAGTGAATGAATTATATAATCTTAAAAAAATAGGAGTGACTAAAAATATTGGGGTTTCAATTTATAATGTGGAAGATGCACTTTATGCTGTTAATAATTTGAAAATAGATTATATACAAATTCCCTTTAATGTATTTGATTTAAGGCTTAATAAAACAAATTTTTTTGAAATTACAAAAGAAAAAAATATTAAAGTATTAGCTAGAAGTTCATTTTTACAAGGATTGCTTTTTATGGAGCCAAATGATGCAGAAAAAAGAGTTAAAAATTCTGGTGTTTATTTAAATAAATTTAATGAAATACTTAAAAAATATGATTATACAGTTTTAGAAGGGGCGTTATTATTTTCTAAATATTCGCTAGGCATTGATTATATAGTTATTGGAGTAGATTCATTAGATCAATTAATAGAAATTAATGAAATATATGGGAAGAGTGTTAGTAAAGAATATATCAAGGAAATAAATGAAACGTTTTTAAATGTTGATTATGGAGTGTTACTTCCTTATCTTTGGAGTAAAAAGCATTAA